A region from the Medicago truncatula cultivar Jemalong A17 chromosome 6, MtrunA17r5.0-ANR, whole genome shotgun sequence genome encodes:
- the LOC120580835 gene encoding ras-related protein Rab7 — translation MALRKRTLLKVLVLGDSRVGKTAVINQYVHKKFEKEYKGTIGADFFTKELKIGDQPVTLQIWDTAGRERFQSRGVSFYRGSDCCVLIYDINHMKSFDALKNWHAEFVEKGTPDDSTTPPIILLGNKVDVDGGSSRVVSDEKARAWCASRGNIPYFETSAKMDFNLDAAFLSIAMSVLAKERDDVYSQPFPEPAAPVNIQRVGCASSWCAFLSNALAKILRILSRRRT, via the exons ATGGCATTACGCAAACGAACCTTGCTCAAAGTCCTCGTTCTAGGTGACAGTAG ggTTGGAAAAACTGCCGTGATAAATCA ATATGTGCACAAGAAATTTGAAAAGGAATATAAAGGTACAATCGGTGCCGATTTCTTCACAAAAGAATTGAAGATTGGTGACCAACCCGTGACTCTACAA ATATGGGACACTGCTGGGAGGGAGCGATTTCAAAGTCGTGGTGTTTCATTTTATAGAGGGTCTGACTGCTGTGTACTTATCTACGATATTAATCACATGAAATCATTTGATGCACTTAAGAACTGGCACGCGGAGTTTGTAGAAAAG GGAACCCCTGATGATTCTACGACTCCTCCAATTATACTACTTGGAAACAAAGTAGATGTTGATGGCGGGAGCAGTCGAGTG GTTTCTGATGAGAAAGCAAGGGCGTGGTGTGCTTCGAGAGGGAACATTCCTTACTTCGAGACATCCGCAAAAATGGACTTCAATCTTGATGCTGCATTCCTATCTATTGCCATGTCTGTTTTAGCCAAAGAGCGTGACGACGT ATACTCTCAACCATTTCCAGAGCCTGCTGCCCCAGTTAATATACAGAGGGTTGGATGTGCATCCAGCTGGTGTGCATTTCTCTCTAATGCATTGGCAAAAATTCTTCGCATTCTTTCTCGAAGGAGAACATGA
- the LOC112422765 gene encoding polyadenylate-binding protein 3: protein MAIVSSPKTAVPAVLLNGTGLFENASLYVGDLEGNVNEAQLYELFNQIGQVVSIRVCRDQTMRLSLGYAYVNFSNARDAANAIEHLNYTPLNGKPIRIMFSHRDPSIRKTGFANVFVKNLDTSIDNKVLHDTFATFGTVLSCKVALDSNGKSLGYGFVQYDNHESAKCAIEKLDGMLIKDKKAFVGYFIRRQERSENGSPKFTNVYVKNLLETDTDEDLKKLFSTYGVITSAVIMKDENGNSKCFGFVNFQSPDSAAAAVEKLNGTTTNDGKVLYVGRAQRKCEREAELRAKFEQEKIKRYEKLQGANLYLKNLDESINDEKLKEMFSEFGTITSCKVMFDAHGHSKGFGFVAFSTSEEASKAINGMSGKIIGQKPLYVVVAQRKEDRKTRLQAQFSQINVSGGITSFPARIAGYHQSAPRLAPQQLYYGQGTPRLMLPQPAGYGYQQQFIPGMQSGVAPNYIMPYHPQRHGHTGHRMPPVGNFQQVQQNQVLPRNSDQGFRYNGRNSVDPSAVSEGQMIDPSIQNHGALSNNSLPSTLASVTLENQNRMLGEQLYPLVGCLTPNNQTAKVTGMLLELDKSEVIHLIKSPEELKMKVSEAMEALRFVSSGPACRS from the exons ATGGCGATTGTTTCATCACCTAAGACAGCTGTTCCGGCTGTATTGTTGAACGGAACTGGACTGTTCGAGAATGCTTCTCTGTATGTTGGTGATCTTGAAGGGAACGTGAACGAGGCACAGCTTTATGAATTGTTCAATCAGATAGGTCAGGTTGTTTCAATCAGGGTTTGTAGGGATCAGACGATGCGGTTGTCTCTTGGCTATGCTTATGTCAATTTCTCCAATGCTCGTGATG CTGCTAATGCGATAGAACATTTGAATTACACTCCTTTGAATGGGAAGCCAATTCGTATCATGTTTTCTCATCGAGATCCTAGTATCAGGAAAACTGGATTTGCAAATGTGTTCGTTAAGAATCTTGACACGTCAATAGATAACAAGGTGTTGCATGATACTTTTGCTACATTTGGAACCGTACTTTCTTGCAAGGTGGCACTTGATAGCAATGGTAAATCTTTGGGATATGGTTTTGTACAATATGACAATCACGAGTCTGCAAAGTGTGCCATTGAAAAATTGGATGGTATGCTGATAAAAGATAAGAAAGCTTTTGTAGGGTATTTTATTCGGCGTCAAGAAAGGTCGGAAAATGGATCTCCTAAGTTCACTAATGTGTATGTGAAAAACCTTTTAGAAACAGATACCGATGAGGATCTTAAAAAGCTTTTCAGCACATATGGTGTAATAACAAGTGCTGTGATCATGAAAGATGAGAATGGAAACTCCAAATGTTTTGGTTTTGTGAATTTTCAAAGCCCTGATTCAGCAGCTGCTGCAGTTGAGAAGTTGAATGGCACTACAACCAACGATGGGAAGGTTTTATATGTAGGAAGGGCTCAAAGGAAATGTGAAAGGGAGGCAGAGTTGAGAGCTAAGTTTGaacaagaaaagataaaaagataTGAAAAATTACAAGGTGCCAATTTATACCTGAAAAACCTTGATGAGAGTATTAACGATGAGAAACTGAAGGAGATGTTTTCTGAGTTTGGAACAATAACTTCTTGCAag GTAATGTTTGATGCTCATGGCCATAGCAAGGGCTTCGGTTTTGTTGCATTTTCCACATCAGAGGAAGCGAGTAAAGCT aTCAATGGAATGAGTGGAAAGATAATTGGACAGAAGCCGTTGTACGTTGTTGTGGCTCAACGCAAAGAAGATAGGAAAACTCGTTTGCAG GCTCAATTTTCTCAAATCAATGTTTCGGGTGGAATCACATCTTTTCCTGCAAGAATTGCTGGATATCATCAAAGTGCTCCAAGACTTGCTCCTCAACAATTGTATTATGGTCAAGGTACACCTCGTCTCATGCTGCCTCAACCAGCTGGATACGGATACCAGCAACAATTCATACCCGGTATGCAATCTGGAGTTGCTCCAAATTACATCATGCCATACCACCCTCAGAGGCACGGTCATACCGGACATAGGATGCCTCCAGTTGGTAACTTCCAACAAGTGCAGCAGAACCAG GTGCTACCTCGCAACTCGGACCAAGGGTTTAGATATAATGGTCGAAATAGTGTGGATCCATCTGCTGTTTCTGAAGGTCAAATGATAGATCCATCCATACAAAATCATGGTGCCTTGTCTAATAATTCACTTCCCTCAACTTTGGCTTCTGTTACTCTGGAAAATCAAAACCGG ATGTTGGGTGAACAATTATATCCTCTTGTGGGTTGTCTTACACCAAACAATCAGACAGCCAAGGTGACAGGAATGTTGTTGGAATTGGACAAGTCAGAGGTTATCCATCTGATTAAGTCACCTGAAGAATTGAAGATGAAAGTGTCCGAGGCAATGGAAGCCCTTCGTTTTGTTTCATCGGGTCCTGCCTGCAGATCATGA